The window TTACAACTTGGTGCACGGAATCAGCTGGTACAATATGACTCTGATACCAGAGACTTCACAAAATAATACTAACTCCCATCTTTCCATTAAACTGCATTGGAGTTTAATATCAACAATGATAACCCTTAATTAACCCTTTTTAACCCTTAATTCTCTGGAAGAATTTATATTGCCATTAGAATTATGTTTTAAGATATATGCTTGATCTGCCATATGTCTCACACTTCCTCAGATCAGTTTCCAGAGTTTGCCACCGGTTAACGTAGCTTGACACTTGTCATTTACAAGAGTCCATGGAAATCAAAGGAAATTTAACCAGCATCTTAAATAAcatcaggaatattttttgtgaAGATTAAGGTATCTATACCtggtttattttcatgaaaacaaaccaCTTTGTAATACCAAACTCAATATCCAAGTCTACATCGATACATCACTCCAAACAAAATGGCAGACCCACATACTTTTATGCATGATCAAATTAAAATATCCCACTTGGGTTCCCCTTGTAATTATCACTACTTTAGTAACACTGGAGCAAGTCCTGTCAGCAAACACATTACTCTATTAAAAATCCACTGATACCTCACAGATATTCATAAAATATTCCAATTTCACTgtccaaaatgaaataaaatgttagagaaaactgcaaagaacccaaacacagtttcaagatttttctgttttgttttgctgtttgctttttcagattaTCTGCcgtttgggggtttgggttatTTTAACTCCAGCAACACTTTTAACTTACTTGTATGTGTAAAACATTTAGAAAGAAGTGATGAGTTGTATTCATAAAGTTCTGTAACAAGAACTTAcccttgcatttttttctatcgacatttttttaaattgggtATTTTCTGTTCATGCCAATACACTTGTTGAAATGTTGGCTGTAACCAAACACCAGCTGCACTTACCCCAGTGTTGTCATGGTGACAATGGTGTACCAGAAGGCTGCAGGAATGCTGGTGAACTTGCTGGCTGATGAACCTTTCTCTGCATAGTACATGACTGTGGCAAAGATGATGATGGCCATAGTGAGTGAGAAGAGGAGGAACCCTAACTCCGAGGCACAACTTTTCAGGGTGTAGCCCAGGATGCGCAGCCCCTGTGAGTGGCGGGAAAACTTAAAGATCCTGAAGACACGAAAGACTCGTAGTGTCACAAAAGCCCCACTGACATCCTCATTATCTGTCATCACCAGGCCAATGTAATACGGCATGATGGCGACCACATCAATGATACTCATGACACTGCGCACAAATTTGTAGCGACTAGGGGCCGCCAGCAGACGTAGGAGATATTCAACTGTGAAGATCATGACACAGGCAGTATCCAAACAGAAGAAAGCCACAGCATAGCGCTCTCCACAGGGCAGCTCCTTGATGCGACCTGGGCTTACCCCGCAGGGCACTGTCTCCACCACGTTGGCAATAACAGAGACGGCAATGAAGAAACCAGTGACATAGTAGAAGACCAGAGCCAGTGTACTGGTGTGTGGGTTTTCAAAGGCCCGCCACATCCTCTGCCGAGCTGTCATTGAGGGCAGGGAGCTCTCAGCTGCATGATCCTGATCAGCATCATCCTGCAGGCGCTCAGCATTCTCACGTCGGCGATCCTTGTACTCCTCATAACAGCAGTCGCCAATGATCTCAGGGATGATGCCAAAGAAGGCCAGCTCCTCATCGTAAGCTGAGATGCACTCCTGGCGGGGATAATGAAGCTTCCCTGTACGGTAGAAGTTGAGAATGTGGCGGAAAATGTCAGGGTCCCGATCAAAAAAGTACTGCTGTGTCTCAGGGTGGTAGAAGAAGTCCCGCTCTGAACTGCCCAAAAGAGTGTCAGGGTAGCGCTCTAAGGTGTCCAGCCACGTCTGGAACTGGATGCCACTCACATTCAGCACAATCAGAGAGTCCTGGCTTCGCTTCCTCTCCTGCCGCGGAGCAGCTGGCATGGGACCTGTGGCTACTGGCATCCATCCTAtggctgctgccctggcaaAGGGTAACCAAGCTGCTACTCCGGCTGCCATGGTCCCAAGCAACTACTACAGCTGAGGGAGTCAATCTAGAGACAGTCGTGGTCCAGCCACTGAAatagagagggaaaagaaaaaatacaaatgctcaCATATTTTTGAGGCAACAGAATTTCTGAACATTGTTGTGATCAACTGAAAatctttttgcttcctttttgtttcctcccttttttcatCCCAGAATATCCTTTCCAGGGGCTGATTAGCCAGTTAGGACAATAAATCAGGGCACTTGGAAATCAACGTATTCAAAGCAGCTACTCTAGCAGCCAGATCCTCTGGATACAGGGTCCTTGCGAGGTCCCTGGTTGGAAATAAAGGTCCACAAAGCGCCAACCCCGGGAGCCGGCTAGTAGCCCTGGTGCAGCGGTGCAACCACCTGgaatgagattttcttccacGCGCGATGCAGCCGGTCCCCCCGCccctccgctccgctccgctccccgcctGCTGCCGGAGCCGGGCCGCGGCCGCCAGCGGAGCCCTTCCCGAGCGGGCTGCAGCGGGgccgcccggcgccgccgcccgctcGCCGTGGCGGGGCGGAGGGGATGGGCCGGGCgggccgtgtccccccccccccccgccccctccccagccgcagccctggagcagcagcgggACGAATCCTCTCCCTGACCTTGATCGCCGCCCCGGGGACTCCTCCTGACCCCGGCTCAGGGCCGGGGGAgccggcggggcagggggaggagcTCCGGGCGGCAGCATTAAACTTTAAGGCAAGTTTTCCGTGTAGGAAATGCGTTGAAGGGCAGAGGGGCGCCGGGGAAGGGGCGCCGGGAGGGGGGAGCGCCCCAGAGAA of the Grus americana isolate bGruAme1 chromosome 1, bGruAme1.mat, whole genome shotgun sequence genome contains:
- the KCND2 gene encoding potassium voltage-gated channel subfamily D member 2, whose translation is MAAGVAAWLPFARAAAIGWMPVATGPMPAAPRQERKRSQDSLIVLNVSGIQFQTWLDTLERYPDTLLGSSERDFFYHPETQQYFFDRDPDIFRHILNFYRTGKLHYPRQECISAYDEELAFFGIIPEIIGDCCYEEYKDRRRENAERLQDDADQDHAAESSLPSMTARQRMWRAFENPHTSTLALVFYYVTGFFIAVSVIANVVETVPCGVSPGRIKELPCGERYAVAFFCLDTACVMIFTVEYLLRLLAAPSRYKFVRSVMSIIDVVAIMPYYIGLVMTDNEDVSGAFVTLRVFRVFRIFKFSRHSQGLRILGYTLKSCASELGFLLFSLTMAIIIFATVMYYAEKGSSASKFTSIPAAFWYTIVTMTTLGYGDMVPKTIAGKIFGSICSLSGVLVIALPVPVIVSNFSRIYHQNQRADKRRAQKKARLARIRAAKSGSANAYMQSKRNGLLSNQLQQSSSEEEQAFVSKSGSSFETQHHHLLHCLEKTTNHEFVDEQVYEESCMEVSTVNRPPSHSPSLSSQQGVTSTCCSRRHKKTYRIPNTTITGSRPGSVQELSTIQIRCVERTPLSNSRSSLNAKVEECVKLNCEQPYVTTAIISIPTPPVTTPEGDDRPESPEYSGGNIVRVSAL